GTTCAGGGTTTACAACCATAAATCAAGAtttaatatgaatattttctaGGATCTCTATCCGGAGTACCGAAACAACATCAACAAAGCCCTGGACTTTATCACTAGGGGCTTGGATGGATCCAATAATCTTCATGCCATGGCCATAGGCACCTATGTGCTCTCTCGAGCCAATCACAATGCCAAGGCGGCTTTCCTTCAGCGATTGGACTCGATGGCTACCAACAAGGGTGAGattattattgatttatttttaaaataatcctatcaaaataccttttttccAGATGGTCGCAAGTGGTGGAATAAGACGGCTCCAGCTGGTGAACAGCAGTCACCCTGGTACAATGCCACCCGTAGTGTGAACATCGAGATCTCCGCCTATGCAGCATTGGCTCTAATGGAAAACAACTTGGTGCGCGATGCTTTGCCCGTTCTGGAATGGCTTATGGATCAGCGGAATTCCAGGGGAGGCTTTGTGGCCTCCCAGGATACGGTAGTGGGCCTCCAGGCGCTCTTCATGTTTGCCGAACGCTTTTCGAGTAAGGAAACTAACTATCAAATCGGTTTTCATTACGGAGAAGGCGCCGAAACGATCATAAATGTGAATGCTGAAAACGCACTGGCCCTGCAATCGGTGGAGGTGAGCTAAGGGATATATTTCTAATATatctaatatttattatttattttacctttCTGAAATAGCTACCCAATAATCTGAAAAACCTTAGCGTTTCGGCTACTGGTGCTGGCCTGGCCTTTGCCCAAGTTAGCTATACCTATAACACGAATGTGACCAGTGCTTGGCCGCGTTTTGTGCTCGATCCCACCGTGAATCGGAACTCCCATGCGGACTACCTCCATCTGTCGGCCTGTGCGAGTTTCGTTTCGGTGGCAGGAGAGGATGAGCAGCGCTCCAATATGGCCGTGATGGAGGTGCAACTGCCCAGTGGCTTTGTCGTGGACCGGGACACACTGCCCACCTTGGAATCGAGTGAGCGCATCAAGAAGGTGGAGACCCAGAACAGGAACACCAAGGTGGTTATCTACTTTGATTACCTGGACAGGAGGGAGGTCTGTCCCACGCTGCACGCCTACAAGACGGTCAAGGTCACCAAACATCGACCAGTGGCCGTGGTCATGTATGACTACTATGATAGCGGTAGGAGGAATTAACTTTAATACTCGTAATATACTTGTAATAAATGTATACACTTTTCCTAAACTTCCAGCTCGTCGTGCCAGGCAGTTTTACAGGGCGCCCAAGTCCAATATCTGCGACATTTGCGAGCACGCCAATTGCGGTGACCTCTGCGAAAAGGCCGAGAAACGCGAGTCCAAGCGACCTGATGACTACACGGCGATAGCAGGTCGCGGTTCAAGTCCGGAGCTCAAAGCCATTCCACTTTTATCGGTAGTCGCGGCTCTGTTGGTCCTCTTGAAGAGCCTCAGCTGTTAGACGATGTTGTTATTGCCACGGAATGTGGAACCAACAAGGAAATCGAAGCTTTAACAAACCCACTCACATAGTCCCTAAGCTAGCCTAATGTATGCCGTGAACTAAACCTGATCTAAGTACATCTAACGATGCTAAAGTGTtgccaataaaatgttataactTTTACTAAAACCTAAAAATGATGTTTGGAGTGGAATATTGATGGATTAAGTAAAAAAATCACTAAAGAACAAAATAGAGCTAcgatataaatacaaatattttttaaaaaataggcTACGCTCATTAAAATATCTGGAATTTCCTTATTGACCAAAGACAAAGGCAAGGTGCCAAgaaatcactcatacgcactgttgcttTCGAATATATTCAGACATTTCTTTGACCTAGACACACATAGCACTCAATCACttgccatttttattttgacagcTTCAAATAAATAGTGTAAAAATAGATACGTTTATACTCGATACACAATTTGTATTTGTGAAGTATGTTAAATTCCGAGTGCAGCCTTGAGTGACAATGGCCAATCAACAGCCCCCGACGACGATGGCCCCGCGGAAGGAGAAGCGCATCGAGCGGGACGAAAATCGCGGCCAGTGGAAGTCCAAGTCGGAGTTCATCCTCTCGCTGCTGGGCTATGCCATTGGCATAAGCAACGTTTGGCGTTTTCCCTATCTCTGCTACCGCAGTGGCGGCGGTAAGTCATCTGGCCACCCACtcaaccacccaaccacccaccatcTGGCGATTCGATGAGTGAGCTCAAGCTCTTGCCGCTCCAAAAATAGCGCAACACACAGCACAGTGACGTCAGCGAACGAGAGTGCTGCACTCAATGGCAGTGGTTATTTTTAGGCCTCAGCTTTCGAGTGAAAGCTGGCAAAGCTCCGGCACTTATAATGGCCATTTGGCCCAGCGAACGGCGACGCCTTCGATAGCTCAGTTGGTAGAGCGGTGGACTGTAGAGTTTCCGAGGCTTGGTGATGCGAGCAGTGGCAGGACTCTGGGCTAAACAATACCATGGCCCAGATAGCGCCTGCTCTTGTATCATCAGTTACTGAATCGCGATATGTTGAAATCCATAGGTCGCTGGTTCaaatccggctcgaaggaTACTTATTTTTGGgaacttcattttttttttttttatgaaatagtttttaaagattttttattgcCGTTTTATGTTTGGCCGATTTTTCAGTATGTTAATTATCCGAATATTAGTTAGCCACTAAATAGTATAAcagtgtttttaaaaaaaaaaattaaacaattttgtagacttaaaataatttgctattgctattttgctatttgttttaattctaattttttaacaatttttaaatttataatgttgtAATATGAATAAACTAAGTCTATTCAACACTTATTGTATATACTCTCCGTTTTCAGCCGCCTTTCTGATCCCATATCTGCTGATGGTAATCGTGGCTGGCATACCACTGTTCTATATGGAACTTCTGATCGGTCAGTTTTCGAGCACAGGATGCACGGGCATGTTCCGCATGACGCCCCTGTTAAAGGGAACCGGATTCGCCCAGGTGATGGTGAATGCCTACTGCGTGTGCTACTACTCGGTGATCATATCGTATCCCATCCGCATGATCTCCTACTGCTTCTTTAAGAAGGTTCCCTGGCAGGACTGTGAAAACCCTTGGAACACCGACGTCTGCATGAACCCCGATGACGTGAGCTAATAAACTGCACAAAAAATGATCAttgtaactatatattttcGATTCCTCAGTTTGGAAAGCATAATAATACTGAGGGATTTAAAACTGCCGCCGACGAGTTCTTTCAGTAAGtactaaaaattatgattaagTTTGtgttaagtatttttatatcctgactcaaaaatagttttatcaaatatttggaagaataatttattaaaatctctTGCAGCCTGGAAGTGCTAAGAATCTCAAGCGACATCTCAGATTTGGGCGGAATGATATGGGAACAGTTCCTGAGCCTGCTGATCACCTGGATTATTGTTTACCTGTGTTTAATGCGCGGAATAAGATCTGTAAGTCTTTCGGTTAAGGATA
The genomic region above belongs to Drosophila takahashii strain IR98-3 E-12201 chromosome 2L, DtakHiC1v2, whole genome shotgun sequence and contains:
- the Ntl gene encoding sodium- and chloride-dependent glycine transporter 1 isoform X2, with product MANQQPPTTMAPRKEKRIERDENRGQWKSKSEFILSLLGYAIGISNVWRFPYLCYRSGGAAFLIPYLLMVIVAGIPLFYMELLIGQFSSTGCTGMFRMTPLLKGTGFAQVMVNAYCVCYYSVIISYPIRMISYCFFKKVPWQDCENPWNTDVCMNPDDFGKHNNTEGFKTAADEFFHLEVLRISSDISDLGGMIWEQFLSLLITWIIVYLCLMRGIRSVGKVVYFTVPFPYLLLFILFVRGVTLPGAWMGIKFFLYPEWHRLLDLKVWADAAIQMFFGIGPGWGGIVNMASFSNFRNNARCDTIIIVSINVFTSIFAGLVVFAVLGFLSVGHTRGDGGHWWSRTCIRHLSGGHRLAANTAALGPHVLPNALSARHRQCVCTTGVYHVIHFRRVDLGKEAQMETDAHLLSLLFFGLLHNVHKWRHVYPPAV